CCTCTCATTGGTGCCGGCGGCGGTGCTTGGACGGTTTTGTATGAAAAATATCAAAGCAACCCCTATACAAGCAACCAGGCGCATAACTTTTACCTTCAAACCTTGATTGAGATAGGTTGGATCGGGCTGATCCTATTACTTGCTTTTCTTGTTACGGTCTATTATCTGTTTATTAGAGCTTATATTAAAAACCCGGAGCTTCGCGGCAGCCATTTCTTGTTCTTTATCATTTCAATCTCGATTCTATCGCACAGCGCGATTGATTTCGATATGAGCTATGGCTTCCTTGCCGTTCTAGTATTCCTCTCCTTGGGGGCAATGCTTGGACCGTTCCACACGAAGCTGGTCATTACCTCTTTTGCATCTTACAAAGATCACAAATGGCGGATGATTTACCCTGCTTCGCTATCGATACTTGCTCTTATTATGTTCTTCTGGGTGTACAGGGAATATGATGCGAACCTCAGTTACCGTCACTCCCTGGAGATGGCGATTGTCGAGAAAAAACCGCTTAATGAAATTCTGCCGCCTATTGATCACGCGATCAGCATTTCACCGGATCAACCTGAGTATACGTTAAGAAAAATGAACTGGATGCAGCAGGCGTTCGACACTACTCATGACGTAAAATATAGGCAGGAGTACAAAAGATTACTCGATCAACTGAAACCTTTTGCACCTTACAATCGTTCATTAATATTAGATGAATATCGTTACTTCAAAGATGAAGGGCAAACGGACAAGGTGTTACAGACACTTGACGAAGGAATTGCGAAATTTCCTTGGGATATGAACTTCTATGAGGCAGCCATTATGGAATATTTCCTGGCCGGTCAGAACGAGAAACAAAAAAATTCTAAAGACACCGACATAAAATGGGACCACTCCCTCGAATTATATCAAGAGGTATTGAATCGAATTGAACGTCTTAAATTACTTCCAGCCGGACAGCTTCAAGGCAGAGAATTCAAAGTTTCTCCACTAATGAGACAAGCGATTGGACAAATTTATTACTTCAGAAAAGAGTATCAACAGTCGATAAATCTATTAAGAGAAGATATCAACGGAGAGTTTAACGATCCAAATACCCGAATTAATGTCCGTTTCTACCTTGCTTCTCTTGAAGCTCTGAGACAACGTGATGATAACTTATACAACAAATTAATAAAGGCTGACAGCAATGAACAAGCTGCATTGGAACAGCAATACAATAGTAACTAGGTGAAAATGGTATAGGTTCCTTTTTTCTCTAGTAATTAAAATGCAAATTACCAAAATTAGGGCTTTCCTTCCTACTAGTCCTGTTATATAATTGATTTTCGACAGGTTGTCTAATCTTGTCATGAAAGGAGGTGAAAACAAAAAATGAAAAAGGTTTTTATGACTAAAACCGCAGCTCTTATCGCATCCTTAATGATCGTTTCGATGCTTGTACCGGTTCTTGCTTTCGCCGCAACCAACTTTAACAACGTTACTTATAATGGTAGCACGGTGACAGGTACAGTTTATGTTTCGGACGATGTTTATACTGGAGATGACGTGGTAGTTTATGTCTATGGGTCTGACGGCACAACGGTGCTGGACACTGTATATGCTACATACTCGACCTATGGAAACTACAATTTCAGCTCTAACGTGTCGTACGCAACTTACTCTACATACTTCCCGCTGCAGCTTAAGTACTTCTACTCCGGTAACTCCGTTACTGAATGGGTTTACAACAACTCGTACAGTGGTGGCGGTTTCTTCTTCCCGAGTGGTAACGTCCTTATTGATGACAACGGCAAAGTAGACGGCACATTGCTTAGCGATCTCTTTGCGAAAGATAAGAACCCAACGATTCTATCGAAGTCCGATGTAGTAACAATTCCTGCTGACGCTTTGAGCAAAGGCGAGACTTTGACGATCAAGCTGGCGGACGGTACGTCCATCACGCTTCCGATCGCTGCACTGAAATTGGACGAGCAAGCTAAATCCCTCGGGGTTACGCTGGCAAACCTGATTATCCGTGTAGAACTGAAGAAACTCACCGGCGACGCTGCTAAAGCGGTAACTAATGCTGTATACGGAATCGATGCGAAGCAATTGGCTACGCCGGTTGACTTCAAAATCGTAGCTGTTGGTAACGGTAAGGAGAAACAAATCAACAATCTGGGAACATACTTCAAACGTACTCTTCCAGTGAGTGGTGCAGTTGACTCCAAAACGGTGACTGGCGTTGTGTACAATCCGGAAACGAAAAAGCTGAGCTTCGTCCCAGCTACTTTCGCTACTGTTGGTGGCAACGTGATCGCTACTGTTTACCGCAACAGCACGAGCATATACACTGTGATCCAATTGGACGACGTATCCTTCAAGGATGTGACTAAACATTGGGCAAAAGAATATGTTCAAACTCTTGCATCGAAGTTGATTGTAGAAGGTACGGGCGCTAACAAGTTCGAACCTAACCGCAACATCACTCGTGCAGAATTCGCGGCTATGATCGTTCGTTCCCTCGGTCTTGAAACTACCGGTTCAACTTCGAAGTTCTCGGATGTTGGATCCAGCAAATGGTATGCAGGTGCTGTAGCAGCTGCTGCTGAGGCTGGAATCGTCCTCGGCGACGATAAAGGTAAATTCAACCCGAATGCGAACATCACCCGCAAAGAGTTGTCAGCCATGGTCGTTCGTGCCATGAGCTATGCCGGTAAGGAAGTCAAGCTGACGGATGCGGAAGTATCCAAAGCATTGGCAGCCTTCACGGATGCTGGCAGCCTCGGCTGGGCGAAAGCGGAAGTTGCAGTTGCAGTAAACGCAGGTATTGTTAATGGCCAAACTAGCACGAAAGTGGTAGGTAACGCTAACGCATCCCGCGCTGAAGCAGCTACAATGGTAACCCGTTTCCTCACCAACGTTGGATTCATCAACTAATCCAATGCAAAAAACGACCCTTCGGGGTCGTTTTTTTTCGTTATTGGCACGAATAAGTCTGGTACAAATGCCCATCCTAATTCCTGCTGCATAATAAATCGCGAAATGAAGACTTTCTAAACATTTTTGTTGATTTATTATTAGAGAAGTTGGATAATGGGTAATGGAAAGAGACAATACATATTATAGGAGGTATTTGAACTATGGCACACCAATTGCCTGCACTGCCCTACCCGAACAATGCGCTTGAGCCTCACATCGACGAGACGACAATGATGATCCACCACGATCGTCATCATAACGCTTATGTAACGAACCTGAATGCGGCTTTGGAGTCCGCTCCTGAACTGCAAAACAAATCCATTGAAGAATTGATCGGTGACCTGAATAGTGTACCCGAATCGATCCGTACCGCGGTCCGCAATAACGGAGGCGGCCATGCGAACCATTCCCTCTTCTGGGAAACGATCGGCCCGAATGCCGGCGGCGCGCCAAGCGGCGCACTTGCTGACGCTATTGCAAGCGAGCTTGGCGGCTTCGACAAGTTCAAGGAAGATTTCGCAAAAGCGGCTGCAACCCGTTTCGGCAGCGGCTGGGCATGGCTTGCTGTAGGTAAAGACGGAAAGCTGAAAGTATACAGCTTACCTAACCAGGACAGCCCCATCATGGAAGGCGATACGCCGATCCTCGGTCTGGACGTATGGGAGCATGCTTACTACCTGAACTACCAGAACAAGCGCCCGGACTACATCGCTGCGTTCTGGAACGTTGTTAACTGGTCCGAAGTGGGCAAACGTTACGAAGCTGCGAAGTAATAAACAATATTGAAAACAGAAGAAGGACCGTTGCAGGCTTAACTACGAGCCAGCAGTGGTCCTTCTTGTTTATATACTCTTCGGAGCACCAGCTATCCACCAACATGACTCAGCTACTGTTTGAACTGCTCCATCCACTCTTCCGCGACATCCATCGCCGTTCTGAAGAGAAGCCGTCCTTTATTGACTAACCCTTCTTTCGCTTTATCGTATTCCCCCGCGAGCATCCATCTGGCATTCTGTTCCTTTGCTTCGGCAAAATCGTTCCAAGCTTTCCGGAGAGCGGCTAAGTACATTCTGTCCCGTTCTTCATCCACCTTCGCTACAAGCTCCTCTACAATACCAGACAGCCGCTTCTCCTGCTCAATCTTCTTCAAATTCCAGTCTTTGATCTCTTTACTGTCTCGTGACTCGATCATCGATACCATGATGGCCCTTATACTTAAGGCGCATTCCATCCATTGGTCGGTTTCTCTTTGCAACGGATGGCTTCTTTCACGGCTGGGCAGCTTGAATTGCGAGACGACCGAACGTAACGAAAGACTGTTACGCGCTGCTTCTTGAATGCTTCCATCCAGCTGCAGTATGTGCTGCAATTGGACCTCAGCCGATGCCAGGACCTCTTGACTTCCTGCACTTATCTGCTGGATCATCGCGGAGGTTTGGTTGACCGAGTCCGTAATGGCCAGCGTACTGGCGGCAGCACCGTTCAATTGCCCGTCGATGGCTTTCATATTATGTACGATACCGTTCAGAACGCCATCCATTTCATCGTATTTAATGACCGTTGTGCGAATCGCTTCTTCACCAAAGCCCACATTAATCCTCATGCGATCAATGGATCCATTCAACTCTTCCGTGCTTTGATGGACCGATTTTATTAACTGATGGATTTCTTCCGTTTCCGCCTTCGTCATGGCAGCGAGCTTGGATATTTCCTTGGCGACGATGGCGAATCCCCTGCCCTGCTCACCCGCATGCGCAGCTTCAATATTCGCGTTCAATGAAAGCAGCTGGGTCTGGTCCGATATATTTTGAATAAAAGCAGTCATCTCGGAAATTTTTCCAAGCACGGCTTCGAGCTCGTTCATTCGGTTATTTACAAGCGACGTGTCTGCAGAGATTTGGTGCATCCGCTCCGCGGCCGATGCCGTATCCCTCTTACCAGAAGCAACCTCGAGTGAGAAGCGGCTGGCGGTCTCGATAACGCTGCGGTTATTGACATTGATCTCCTGAAGGAAAACATGAATTCTGCCCATTTCCTCCGCCATATTGTAAACATGGCCCGAGGCGTCCTGCATACCTGTGGCCATTTCTCTGATGGTAGTGGTCACACCACTCACTTGCTCAGCAATCATAGCCGAGTTTCCGCTCATTTCTTCCATCTGCTTGTTTAGCCCTTTTGACGAACGTTCAACAACTCGGATAAGCGATCTTAACCCCCGCGTCATTCTCCCCATTGTCGACATAAGCGGTGAACGGCTGCCGGCGCTTGAATCGAATTGCTTTGAGAAATCACCGGAAGCAAGTCTCGACATATTACGATTCATCTCTTCATATAATGTGGCCCTTACCCATTTCAGCACAGTCTGTCTTCCCCCTCCATGATTGCAGTACATCCGGATAGAACCGCTGTGAATGCAAAAGAAGCCCTGCAAGCTGCACGGTGAATCAGCCGGACGATACGGCGTCCTCTCATTCTTACCACGCGCTTGCAGAGCTTCATTGCCCTTTAGCATTCACACCGGTGTGAATCCGTCGCACCGTTCTATTTTATTTGTTATATAATGTGAATTATAAATATATGTCAACTATTTGTCAATAAATATAACATAATGTCGAAATGATGATTGTACCACAAAATGTTTGCTGAAAATAATCGGATAAAAAGCGACTGCCGCCGGTAATTTACCGGTTTACAGCCGCTACAGCTCTCTTTTTTAGGCTGGAAAATTAGTTGCTTCATTACAAATGCGATTGTATCGCGGTACGGATCTGTTCCAATGCCCTGTTGATATCATGGTTCTCGATGACGTGCTCGCATTGCTTGCGGTAAACGACTTCTTCCGTATATTGATCCATGTAACGTTCCACGACATCGAAGGGCATACCTTTGCTCTCTAGCCGTTCCCGGACCGTTGTTTTGTCCACATAAATAAATAAACGGATTACTTGTGCGCCATAAAGCTTTTTCATCCAAGAGGCGCCTTCACTGTTTAAAATCAGATATACATGCTTACCTTGCTCGAGCGGTCTCCTCAGCTCCTGATCCCTTATACCATAGAATTCCCTGCCGATAACCGCTTTCTGAATAAAGCTGCCCTGGCGCTCTATTTCGTCGAAGCTTTCCCTCGAGATATAGTGGTAATCTTGGTCCGGCTTCTCCTTCTCGCGAGGTGCGCGTGTGGTATAAGAAACTACATGATAAATGCCGAGCTCCGATCCAATACGGTGGGCGATCGTCTTTCTGCCCGATCCGCTTGTTCCGGTAAATACAAATATGAAAGGTCCCGCCATACGTGAAAACCCCCTTCGCATTGCCTGATAGTAGGTTACGATTGTTGCGAATGCGATTCTGCCGAATACAAGCTTTCCAGGAGTAATATATGTATTCGACATGATGATGCACATTCCTTTTTAGGTGCGATGGGCGGTGCGACAGCTCGGCAAACCTACTGAAACCGCGGCCTGGTTGAGGATTGCTTCAAGGCGAGGAGCGTTTCGTAATTGAATTTCTGCAATTCATCGTGAAACAAACCGTGACCGCTATATTCAAACGGAACCAGCCTGGATTCTCGAATCCCTCTATGCTGTACCTCTGCAAAAGCAAATGGACAAATTTTATCTAGCTTCCCATGGAGTATGGTGGTTGGTACTTGAATATGCGCCAAATCCGCACGCAGGTCTTCATCACGAAGAGACTCGGCGCTTTTTATCGTTCCATAAGAGGAAGCATCCACTCCAAGCTGGTGGAACCAATTCATGAAAGCTTCGCTAACCGGTGCACCGAAGAAATTTGCTCCAAAATCCCTCAGCATCTGCGGACGGTCCGTGTATGCGGCTGCAATTATCGCATCGACCTCCTCCGTGGACATGCCGTACGGATAATCCGAACGACGCGTAAACAGCGGTGCGGCAGCAGCGGCCAAAATAAGCGAGCACATTCGATGCCCGGCATGCCTGGCCATATAACGTATCGCAATTGCCCCTCCCATGGAAAAACCGATAAGAGTGGAGTTCTCGAGCTTGAGAGTATCTGCAATGACTCGAATATCGTCAGCCATTCGGTTATATTCATAACCGCTCCAAGGTGCGTCCGACCGACCGAACCCCCTCAAATCCAATCCGATGCAGCGATATCCATGCTTAGGAAGAACGTTGAACTGGTATTCATACATTTTATGATTAACAGGCCATCCATGAATGAAAAGAACCGGCCTCCCGCTTCCCGCTTCCTCCAAATATATTTTGACGCCTCTTTCTACTTCGATATAATAACCCATCCGAGCACCTCCTTCCTACAGTTATAATATACGACCCCTTGCAAGTTTATTATTGAAGTCCGCTTATAATGGACGATCTACAGTGAAAAAGTGAATTCTCTTGCACACGGGATAGGCTATTGCCGCATAAACTTAACCGAGACATTTACCTATCTGTTTAGGCAAAGGAGACTGTGTACATGTGGTATAACTCGTATATTCCCGAGCAGGCCCAGGGAGGCTACGCTACTTATCCACCTTCTGCAGGCGGCGATTGCGGATGCGGTGGTGCACGCGGGATGACATCGCCGGGGCAAGGAGCCGGTGGTGGTATGGGCGGAGCCGGTAGTGGTATGGGCGGACCCGGCGGTGGTATGGGCAGTGGCTTCGGTGACTTTGATGACGGATTCGGCGGACCCGGCGGTATGGGCGGAGGCTTCGGCGGGCCGGGTGGTGGCTTGGGCGGCCCTGGCGGAGGCTTCGGCGGGCCCGGTGCCGGCTTTGGCGGACCTGGCGGCATGGGCGGAGGCTTCGGCGGGCCCGGGGCCGGCTTCGGCGGACCTGGCGGCGGCTTGGGCGGCGGCTTGGGCGGCGGCTTGGGCGGCGATTTCGGCGGACCTGGTGGCGGCTTTGGCGGCCCTGGCGGTGGCATGGACGGAGGATT
This is a stretch of genomic DNA from Paenibacillus sp. sptzw28. It encodes these proteins:
- a CDS encoding guanylate kinase, yielding MSNTYITPGKLVFGRIAFATIVTYYQAMRRGFSRMAGPFIFVFTGTSGSGRKTIAHRIGSELGIYHVVSYTTRAPREKEKPDQDYHYISRESFDEIERQGSFIQKAVIGREFYGIRDQELRRPLEQGKHVYLILNSEGASWMKKLYGAQVIRLFIYVDKTTVRERLESKGMPFDVVERYMDQYTEEVVYRKQCEHVIENHDINRALEQIRTAIQSHL
- a CDS encoding alpha/beta fold hydrolase; this encodes MGYYIEVERGVKIYLEEAGSGRPVLFIHGWPVNHKMYEYQFNVLPKHGYRCIGLDLRGFGRSDAPWSGYEYNRMADDIRVIADTLKLENSTLIGFSMGGAIAIRYMARHAGHRMCSLILAAAAAPLFTRRSDYPYGMSTEEVDAIIAAAYTDRPQMLRDFGANFFGAPVSEAFMNWFHQLGVDASSYGTIKSAESLRDEDLRADLAHIQVPTTILHGKLDKICPFAFAEVQHRGIRESRLVPFEYSGHGLFHDELQKFNYETLLALKQSSTRPRFQ
- a CDS encoding O-antigen ligase; this translates as MKKKDLSISKKNVVSEISLLQWAILAAVSLFLFIFPFQIALFNGFSFDFEGALLESMIYAFLLLLIVGIRFFSSWRLTDYRSLLSIFVLVLPFMYFLSYFNAVAVHNAKLMLQLELMMAAFFIIGLYITENKLNTLVVELSIQISGYVVVIYGLMNLLGQAYFPNALWLADTNGYRLTSVFQYSNSYAAFLAALFLGGLFSAVHTKQWYWRALHSFMLVPIWISFMLTYSRAALVFIPVLVLIILPFLRIGKQLSYLIYMFLAIVSSFAILSEITAISDSISKILEPSSGQGKTMSIWNHLPLSGWGLLLGASILVAAVITLTHDKLLKLLENRTAKLGRTKWSFVAVPAVFIIVGALAATLVFTSSGVRSLLPASIANRIETINFEQHSVLERETFYRDALKVSADYPLIGAGGGAWTVLYEKYQSNPYTSNQAHNFYLQTLIEIGWIGLILLLAFLVTVYYLFIRAYIKNPELRGSHFLFFIISISILSHSAIDFDMSYGFLAVLVFLSLGAMLGPFHTKLVITSFASYKDHKWRMIYPASLSILALIMFFWVYREYDANLSYRHSLEMAIVEKKPLNEILPPIDHAISISPDQPEYTLRKMNWMQQAFDTTHDVKYRQEYKRLLDQLKPFAPYNRSLILDEYRYFKDEGQTDKVLQTLDEGIAKFPWDMNFYEAAIMEYFLAGQNEKQKNSKDTDIKWDHSLELYQEVLNRIERLKLLPAGQLQGREFKVSPLMRQAIGQIYYFRKEYQQSINLLREDINGEFNDPNTRINVRFYLASLEALRQRDDNLYNKLIKADSNEQAALEQQYNSN
- a CDS encoding superoxide dismutase, which gives rise to MAHQLPALPYPNNALEPHIDETTMMIHHDRHHNAYVTNLNAALESAPELQNKSIEELIGDLNSVPESIRTAVRNNGGGHANHSLFWETIGPNAGGAPSGALADAIASELGGFDKFKEDFAKAAATRFGSGWAWLAVGKDGKLKVYSLPNQDSPIMEGDTPILGLDVWEHAYYLNYQNKRPDYIAAFWNVVNWSEVGKRYEAAK
- a CDS encoding methyl-accepting chemotaxis protein; this translates as MLKWVRATLYEEMNRNMSRLASGDFSKQFDSSAGSRSPLMSTMGRMTRGLRSLIRVVERSSKGLNKQMEEMSGNSAMIAEQVSGVTTTIREMATGMQDASGHVYNMAEEMGRIHVFLQEINVNNRSVIETASRFSLEVASGKRDTASAAERMHQISADTSLVNNRMNELEAVLGKISEMTAFIQNISDQTQLLSLNANIEAAHAGEQGRGFAIVAKEISKLAAMTKAETEEIHQLIKSVHQSTEELNGSIDRMRINVGFGEEAIRTTVIKYDEMDGVLNGIVHNMKAIDGQLNGAAASTLAITDSVNQTSAMIQQISAGSQEVLASAEVQLQHILQLDGSIQEAARNSLSLRSVVSQFKLPSRERSHPLQRETDQWMECALSIRAIMVSMIESRDSKEIKDWNLKKIEQEKRLSGIVEELVAKVDEERDRMYLAALRKAWNDFAEAKEQNARWMLAGEYDKAKEGLVNKGRLLFRTAMDVAEEWMEQFKQ
- a CDS encoding S-layer homology domain-containing protein, giving the protein MKKVFMTKTAALIASLMIVSMLVPVLAFAATNFNNVTYNGSTVTGTVYVSDDVYTGDDVVVYVYGSDGTTVLDTVYATYSTYGNYNFSSNVSYATYSTYFPLQLKYFYSGNSVTEWVYNNSYSGGGFFFPSGNVLIDDNGKVDGTLLSDLFAKDKNPTILSKSDVVTIPADALSKGETLTIKLADGTSITLPIAALKLDEQAKSLGVTLANLIIRVELKKLTGDAAKAVTNAVYGIDAKQLATPVDFKIVAVGNGKEKQINNLGTYFKRTLPVSGAVDSKTVTGVVYNPETKKLSFVPATFATVGGNVIATVYRNSTSIYTVIQLDDVSFKDVTKHWAKEYVQTLASKLIVEGTGANKFEPNRNITRAEFAAMIVRSLGLETTGSTSKFSDVGSSKWYAGAVAAAAEAGIVLGDDKGKFNPNANITRKELSAMVVRAMSYAGKEVKLTDAEVSKALAAFTDAGSLGWAKAEVAVAVNAGIVNGQTSTKVVGNANASRAEAATMVTRFLTNVGFIN